From the genome of Malus sylvestris chromosome 13, drMalSylv7.2, whole genome shotgun sequence:
TTTGCCcgcacttgtattatgacacttccATTCATCCCTCTATTTCTTTGACACTTAATTGGTTTATGTAAATCGTCAATACATTACATAATTTATACCAAATGGAGAATTTTTTCTGTTTGAAACCGGACTAGAGCCACTGAAAGATAGGGTGTGACTAGAGAGTGCTGTAGGTGTGGGCGTAAAAATCAGGAGATGCCGTAGGTGtgaatttttgtttcttggCTGGTCGTCAATTgttatgttattattattatttttatataattacaaatttacaagGAATATTATTACATTAAGCTagatttgaactttgaatgtaatatgtcaaaaaaaaaaggctagcCATTAGTGTAAAACACCACTTTTGCATTGTCGCATAAGTAGAGTAGTAGAATGATAAGATCACGTAAATGTActtcatattaaaataaaaaattattattggcacttcaaaaatcttattttacactccaaaatttctataattagaaaaaaaaaatacacgtgTAAGGagttgtttgggcccaaaatattagtttgggccgagtttagaattgttcttAGCCCGAAAGCGTTGCTCAGGGGCTGGTCGTGTCCTATCATGAAGGGGTAGTTGAATCCTAATACAAAAATGAGTCTCGGCAGGATGAGGATGCGAAAGCTTGGGAATGAATGTGGCCTGATAAGGGGTTaagttcaaagtcctaataAGTAGGACTAGCCTAGATAAGATTGGATCGGGGTAAGGAGTCCTACTCCGAGTGTAGTTTTGATTCGATCAGAAGCAagtttgctactataaatagagggaggagtgcatcattcaagccccctccaattcaacacacaaattgcccttcgcaaactctctcaacaaccttgagatttttattttttttttccaccaacacatcttcagtttggataaacagcattgtgaaggcaaccagtgatacctttagtttggataaacagcactatcgCCGTATAACTAGCCGACCGTGGaacaccttcaatttggataaacagcactacgtCGAGGTCGactagttatctatccaagtctcggtcgagaaagaCTTTCGAGtctttattggcagaggtcatctcattagccctTTTGGcaaggtgaggtgttacagtttaccaGCGCTCAACACATTGAATGCCGAgctattttatgattggatactcacaagtacattttagagttcggcacGCCAACGGCCGAACTACATTCACCATCAAGACATTTATCTCTTTCGAGTGTTTGTGTCCGTATAGTTTGGTACCGGTTCGGCGTAGTTACATTCTCACAACTAATATAACTGAGACCGAGCCCGGCGCCGACGATCcatgaacttcgcagaactagtagccttgtcttcaggctctagaacccaaaggtcgagagtgttccttccttggccgCACATTGGCCCCTTTGTTAAGTTACACACTTCCGCTTTTTGGAATGACAAATGGTGTTAGTATTCACAACTTTAAGGGATGTTTAGCAAATTATTTTAGAAAGTTACCAAATTGTTACATACCTAAACCAAACAATTGTAAAATGTGGTTGCCCTTAGGTTGGAGAATTGCGAGTGTACCGTAGATATGAAGACACTATGAGAAATCatgtttcttgttttcttgctGGACAAAGCATATAGAAACAATCTAGCTCAAATTTATGGTGGAGTGGAGTCACCCTCAATGTCTCCAAAACATGGCAATATGGAGGCACTCCCTTACGGTTAGGATCCTCTCCGAAttatctttgtgaggattctaggGATCTTCATATcctatccgttcatcgtacatcgtgcggtcaatttTCGTTAGATACTGTGTGTGTttaatctaaactacatatgctaaactacatattaaaacaactctcattgtcaaccaaaacatTATGAATTTACCATTTTAATCATCTAATTAAAACttaacatgaataagaaatatgggcagaaatgtaatttcacacaactaaaattttgttgttttttttcaaggcctcacttacatgtaattcattTGGATTCCATTCGGATTTGTGAGGATCTTAAGAATCCTCACCtcttatccgttcatcgtacatcatacggtcataaattattatgattttttttatttaaaactaaCATATGGCCATACACAAAGTGCCtgtcaaaatttgtttttttgtttgtttttttttttttttaatttttttaaataggaGAGCGGAAGAGAGTGAGGGAATGTGGGAGTGGGGAAAGAGGGAAGGGGAGGGGGGAgcttcaatttatttatttattttttaattagagagagAATGGCTGCCTTACGGGGAATAAGGATCCTCGCTAGATcatttttgtgaggatcctgggAATCCTTAAATCACAttcattcatcatacatcgtgcgatcagaaattattgtaaatttttttatttaaaattgaatataaatagtacatgACGAAAACTGACTATCCAGTGTACAATGAACAAGTGTGATTGAAAGATCTCCGGAATCCTCCCAAAGAGGGTCCAGCGAGGATCCTATCTCCCCTAGGAGAGGCCTTGTTGCAGCCTTGATGAGCCTTAACAAGGGGAAGAGAACTGTAAACAAATTGAATCATCCAAACACCATAAGGAAGAAAATGGGCTGAGAAGATTAAtaaaggcttattatattaacaccccacaaattgttgaataaacctcacacttaatacaccccacatttgctttttcaatgaaaaattaTCTAAATGCACCCCATATACTTCCTCATAATATTCTCACACCCTACATTCTCAacatacaccttacattttctacatacaccCCCACATTCtttatacaccccacattttcatACAAACACTAGTTTTTATatctcatttctttttttttgttttttgtttttgtttttagacATAAATTTTGCAGAGTTGCTGCTTTTCATGGGGCAGAAAATGAGATCGAATCCTATCTCCAAATTTGTGGGTAAATTATAAGGTGTCTGGACCTGTAAATATCTTAAAGGCTCTTTATCCAGTAGGGAGGATCACCTTCTATAAAGTGCATCCACTTTCATATGTCTAAGCTTGTGTGTCATTTTTCTATTAACAAAGATTTCATAATTCTAATTGGAAATCTACTTTTGTCATCTTTTTTAGGTGTGTTATTGTGCCATTGTGTTCCCAATTTAACTAGTATATATGGTTGGAAAAGACAAGATTCTTTGGTTCTATTTCAATATATAATATCCGTCAATACTTGTCATTTTCTTGGGATGCATTCTCTAAATGATTATCGCACACTTTTGGTTTACCTCATGTAAAACTTCTGAAACATCGAATTCGTGTTCCAtttgtcaaaaataatttttctcaacaaCTTTTTGTAGTTTCGTTAGTTAggattttgttcaacaatggaagGTGGAAAGGGTTTTGATagttaaagaagataaataatacattaagtgatttggggtgtatttagaacCTAATAAGGTCGAAATTGTCATTCCACAGTAAggaacacaagttatttaatattaaattttaatatgatatACATTCAACATTATGTGGAGTGCTAATTAAAAAAACCTTAATAAATAGTCTGAAATTGCACAAAACAACTAATACTGTTCAAGGTTTAGAATAGTTTATAGCCTTGAAGGTTCATCACGAACTCAAGGGTTTAACAACAgacaatgataaaaaaaaacgtCCAGCTACTAAGCAAACTTTGGCATAATCGCCTTTTCACCAAGATATTTACATTGCTAGCCTTCCGTTTATTTCAACGGACATTTTCCCTTCGGCGCACATAACGGGTTCTGTCATTGTATCTTGGTCTGTCCTGAGCTCTCGAGGGCTGCGGCTCCACCCTCCTCTGCCTCTCAGGTGATCTTTGAACAATTTCTCCATTCACATACAACTCAGCTGCATTGCAGAAAGTTACATGAGTTACGAGGATAGGTTGcatttagaaatttgaaaataatcgAGATAATTAACAAATTTAAGAACAAGCATCCATTTAAAACAGGGGTGAACTTGGAACGGAGGGAAGCCAATAAGCAGAAAAAGCATAAATCAAAGTTAGCAAATTGAAAGCAACACAGAGTAGACGAGAGAATATGGCATCAAATATGAGTTAAAAGCCTAAGGTGGTTGAAATATCAAATGACAACTTGTCACCAAATGTATCGACTCCAATGATTCCGTAACTCCACAACATAAAGAAGCAACAGAACAGGATGGAGTGGATCATTATGAGTCCATTAGCATTCAAAGCAAATCATCGCCACTGAAGGCTATTAGCTTTGCCAAGATGGACTGGAAGttattataaaagaaaaatattggtTTAATCAAAAGAACTGTCAGCAAGGTTATCTTTTTAATGATAAAGGTCATCAAATGTATCAACTCCAATGATTCCGAAACTCCACAACATTCAAGAAGCAACAGAACAGGATGGAGTGACTCATTATAAGTCCATTAGCATTCAAAACTAGACATTGCCAACTGAGGGCTATTAGCTTTGCCAAGATAGACTGGGagtttaaagaaaataaatatatatgttaattggACAAACTGTCAAAAAGAATTTTTGAAAATCTAATGTTAGTCAATAATCAATTCATCGGAGCaacttcataaaataaaataaaaaaacccaaagaaagatgAATGTGCATAAAAATTGCAAAACACTGAAATTTCATATAGCATGCTTCATCTCTACTGATCCGCATCTCCACAAAGTATAAGAAGTCCATAAGCATTCAAAGTTAAATAATGCCTGCAAGGGCTATTTAACTTCTCCAAGACGGACTAAGAATTTTAAAAAGAATTCCAGTGAACCGTAGTACATGCTAAGATACACATATGGTGAACTGGCAGTATCTCTAATTTATGTGCTCCACTAAGACAAGTACACACATGAACAAAAGTCTTCTCTAGCGCAAATATGCCGCTTTATTGAAAAGACCACGCTGATTAAAATAAGAACACACGAGATCTAATTCACACTAGTGCTTACACTTTAAATCCTTAAACACTTACCACCGTAGTCTTTGTACTCAGGATCAACATACGAATCCGGAAGAACAAAAAGAACACCGGGCAAGCCTGATAACAAGAAAATAATTCATAAAGTCAAATGATACAAGGAGACATGCACTCATGAGCTCACAAACATGCATAAACAGTATGTATAATCTAATAATCACACAGAAACTATAACACAGTTTCAATTTAATAGCACAAACCTTCAAGCTTATTCGAGGTCTCCTCATCAATCtcacaaccaaaaccaaaatacCTCTCACAAGAGACATTGTATATCTTCTTCTTTGCTTCTTCCTCGCTGGCACACCACAACAAGCAACAAAACTTTAGCGTAAACAAATTCCGAAGATACTAAACAAAATCAACCattcaattatatacatatcTTGATTCACAATTAAGCAGACATATCTATCAACGTCATTCGTCACACCACCAAGAACAATAGCTAGGAATATATAAGCTAAAATCTCCTAAAAATAGAAATCCCTGTAGAAAATACACTATAAATATAATTCAGATATATCAGAAacgttaattttctttttccagttattttccttcattttcccAGCAACCAAACAATAAATCAAAGAACCCATTACCTCCCGACGACCTTGGCCAGGGTTTGAACATAACAATCGATCATCTGCTGCTTTGTAGCACCCTCGCCGCCGGGCTTATCCATGACGATGAGCCAGTGCTCGTAGTCACAACCAGGAAAAAGCGGGGCCATTTCAGTGGGTGGACGGTCGCTGAAGTTCGAACCCGAGTTGAGGGGCGAGTAAGAACCGCCAGATCGGTTGACCCGGCAGCGGATCGGAATATAGCGGGTGGTAGGGGTAGGGAATCGGACGGCGTGGGAGAGAGGGGCGAGGGACCGACGGCCAAGCATGAGGGATGAGATGGAAGGGGGATTGGTGAGTTTGGAAGTGGAGAAGAGGCGTTTGGGTACGAGGAGAGAGATTGTGGGGTGGCGAGCGGTTGCGGTGGTGGTGGCCGTGGCCGTGGCAATAGCTCGGATTAGGGTTTGAACCATTTTTGGGAGACTGGGGGTGGAGTGAGAGTGAGGAAATGAGATGAGGGTTTAGAGTGGGAGATAGGGGTGACCGAGCATTTATCTTCGAGTTTTTGATTAGGTCTTTTGGGTTGGGCCACTACAACTGGTATTGGGCTACTTTCTGGGCTTGAaatcgatttttttttcaaaataaggCCCACTTCTCTATCGCTTCATTTCTATCGTGTGTGCAGTCAGATGGTTATGTAATAGGATTGTCCATAAACAATATTTTCAGAATCCATGATCAATGTTCATGCTTTATATGATTATGCACATCGAAGCTAAATATGAGTAGCAACGCATTCTCTTATAAGTCCATGTAAAGTCGTTCCTTTCATCAATGTGGGGTTCATTCTTAACACGCCATCTCTCGTATCTatggatgggcaacggttatggcgggcgAGTAACtacggttatttacccataaccgtttatgctcatacccgcataaccgtttaccccttgggtaattgcctaaacggttatactcatacccataaccgtttataaacggttaaccatacccataaccgcatacccatttaaccgtaaccgtttaatacccgtttacccatttaccatTTTTAAcctgtttatcttttttttttaccatttaccccttttcacccgtctacatattttttaacaacttgaaaataaataaaaaaattgtcataatttttgtttttttttttacaattaaacaccgttataggtacattcattacacatttccgtattttaatttttttaagtccttataccattccaataattgaaataatagtttacagacgatatttttaactgttaccaaatgaaggtaatataatatttgctaagtattcttgggttacAAAAACTGTTTAGAAGATagtattattgggttatttAAACCATAATGTaaagtattaacataatatatacataATGAGCTACATTACATTATAATTAGCTATATAAAccatgcactatagtcaataacattgatctaagttttgtccgataaagaacataatatatatataatgagctACATTATATTATAATTAGCTATATaaatcatgcactatagtcaataaCATTGATATAAGttttgatggtataacgttgacaaatgctcagtagttttgggattagtcaagtatggtacaaacagtgctcccctgagttcccgagtgagggaagctcctcggttggggacttgcaagatccaagccattgagtaatcacaaaacttctaagtaccgaagtgtggtatcattttttcttgccttatctgtctcatatgtagatgtggcatctcctctggaagtatttttcctccatccaggggtggtatctttaatcgataaagatgcacaaggtaatgtatcaatttcacttgaagcttacttatagtttcgggcttggtcaagtgcgatacaaaccctatagtaagagtccccgaagtcgccgagctaggagatttgccgaaggaggtaacaaacaaagtaagcaatcagacttccaagaaagcaacctggattggaagtttgacttcagtttccggttgattgttctccttctccttgtgtcgtaaacaacaacaaggataatgagaagcaaatggagaagagatgatatgagatacttttgcttttgaagaagtaactttccacatgcttattcttgaactgggttggagggttttctggtttcctccagagtataaggccgactcaagaatttgagggtcaaaacaagtccatcaaatctagagtacgttcgaccctgatgatatgggatacttttgctgttgacaaagttgtggatgtatcggcacgtgttctgttacgcttgtcttcaCGTGCTTCCTTGTATActtttcacttgccctatctgttcctcaggcagatgtggtatcttctttggaagcataagatgttgaagatgagtactcgagagcaatgccaggtaagtaatcaggtaaggcgTTCTAGGCAATCAGTTCATGATTTGAAtcttgattccaagtactgactgattcctctcattctccttatcttgtaggtaagaacaaggccaaagaaaaagacagggaaaaagcatgatatgagatacttttgcttttaaccctgatgatatgagatactcttactctggtgtggcttgtttgtagaggtattatcgagaggaaaagaagctgagtatttcgaaagattctgttgagagtgccctctcggatgggaagaaaagttgagcatttttttttatttgcaggtctgcctggctgtggaggatggaggtcgacatatataagagtctccctaacaacaagtagtaatgctatttctttacctttcttggtcatagcaatgtagtgggagctgcaagcttcacgtgttttaactttgttagagcagtttgaaaaagtggtatgcggtatctggaaagctgatgttgcgtgtgaagattgcaaacaagctttatccaaggaaatctggctctcgaagttcggagagcggtgcctcttcgattttcgaacaagcaatcctgtcagggatctggctcttgagatttagagaacggtgcctcttcgatttttgagaaagcaatcttgttgggagtctgactcttgagattcggagagtagtgtctcttcgatttttgagaaagtaatactgttaggagtctggctctcgagattcggagggcggtgcctcttcgatttttaagcgcgtaatcctgttgggagtctggctctcaagattcggagagcggtgcctcttcgatttttgagaaagcaatcatattgggagtctgactcttgagattcggagagcagtgtctctttgatttttgagaaagtaatcttgttgggactctggctctcgagattcgaagagcggtgcctcttcgatttttgagcaagcaatcttgttgggagtgttttctcgaatgtgagtaaaggttaggcatttttgccagtctgccttgccacggagcacggaggttaacacacattaggactttctagttatcaagcagttgtgttgttcctttacccttgtgggtaatagtagggtagctggacctttaaaatttatgtgtctaaactttgtcagagatctttggcaaagttatctgtggtacccgatgagctgatgttgcgtgtagaaAGTGGTGCATCTTCGGAATCCGAAGAGtgatgcctctttgatttttgaaccaacggccctgttaccctttcttttataagggcaccaattatgtgcaagaagtacattcagaaagttattgcttgtaggaattttccccttacttcagagatttattgcacctcatttttccttcattatttttgagaatgtctggcccatccaactgtcattttgacttgaactttggtgaagaggtagccatgccttctcaagacaacatatggcgcccatccttcttatcccttactggtattcttaccgttagggactctgtgatgaagaatgatatgaccgatgcggtggtggccaggaaccttcttactcccaaagataacagactactttccaaacggtttgatgagttggctgttaaggattctctggctctcagtgttcagtgtgcaggttatgtgtTTAATATggtccaacgcctatttgctcgaactcgccaagttgaatcattggtagtttaagtgataagtctcaaacaggagaccagatggctcaagcatgagaataaacagttgcacaagctcgcacataactatgctacaaatatgaagaggaagctcgaccagctgcaggaatctgatggtcagattttacttgatcatcagaggtttgtgggtttgttccaaaggcatttattgctttcgtcttttggggctgtatcgcgtaatgaagctccaaatgatcaaccttcggtgcctcctcattctggggttctgcctaatat
Proteins encoded in this window:
- the LOC126597155 gene encoding multiple organellar RNA editing factor 2, chloroplastic-like — protein: MVQTLIRAIATATATTTATARHPTISLLVPKRLFSTSKLTNPPSISSLMLGRRSLAPLSHAVRFPTPTTRYIPIRCRVNRSGGSYSPLNSGSNFSDRPPTEMAPLFPGCDYEHWLIVMDKPGGEGATKQQMIDCYVQTLAKVVGSEEEAKKKIYNVSCERYFGFGCEIDEETSNKLEGLPGVLFVLPDSYVDPEYKDYGAELYVNGEIVQRSPERQRRVEPQPSRAQDRPRYNDRTRYVRRRENVR